From Anastrepha obliqua isolate idAnaObli1 chromosome 3, idAnaObli1_1.0, whole genome shotgun sequence:
CACGCTCGCCACTGCTGATATCTCTGCGGTGCGTTACAATCGTTTTGGACGTTTAACTACACGCCTGCAGCGACAGGAACTCAGACCAACACCCTACCCAGCTGCTGGCTATCGTCCCAGCGAACCGTTTGATTTTCCCTCTCCCGACAAACAGGAATTTCTTCCAGACGGCGACGATGTGGCACAACCTCAACCTGCTGCGCAGCCTCAACCTCAGCCACAGTTCCAACCACAGCCACAGTTCCAACCGCAGCCACAATTCCAACCGCAACCACAATTCCAACCTCAACCACAATTTCAACCACAACCTCAACCCGAGGTGAGCGGTTTCGATTTGGAAGCTACCCCCAATTTGGGCTCCAACGGCGATCACATTGATGCACCAAATGCGCTCTATGATGCACCTTCACATTTCCGTCAGACCCAAGCAGACCGTCAACGATTTGCTTTCTCACGCCAGCAATTCTCCTCCGCAGCACAACGGCCCCGCTTACCGCAAAACTTCCAACAAACTTTCCAAGCCACAACGCCACAGCGTCTTTACGGTGCACCCGCTGATAACTCAGAAGCCTTTACACGCCAACGTCAGCAATTCGCTACAGCACAACAAAGTTTTCCACAAACACCACAGTCCACGTATGATGCACCTACCGAAGAGGAACCACAGGCTGAGCGTCTGACAAGCCTCGTGAAATC
This genomic window contains:
- the LOC129242242 gene encoding uncharacterized protein LOC129242242, whose translation is MALHFATIAIVSLALLSTLATADISAVRYNRFGRLTTRLQRQELRPTPYPAAGYRPSEPFDFPSPDKQEFLPDGDDVAQPQPAAQPQPQPQFQPQPQFQPQPQFQPQPQFQPQPQFQPQPQPEVSGFDLEATPNLGSNGDHIDAPNALYDAPSHFRQTQADRQRFAFSRQQFSSAAQRPRLPQNFQQTFQATTPQRLYGAPADNSEAFTRQRQQFATAQQSFPQTPQSTYDAPTEEEPQAERLTSLVKSQRLTAAQSEQQREEREDEAEVATDIEVTEVKKPAAGSTPAPAAPTPTTGVFYYPAGAVGFVHPLTAAYYQPSAFIAGAAPTPAVAPAAATAATPTSSDSPAASPKPASLTSATAIPAIAPIAAPQYFAASPYLQQYTFAAPAQLQAW